One window of the Rubinisphaera margarita genome contains the following:
- the hisA gene encoding 1-(5-phosphoribosyl)-5-[(5-phosphoribosylamino)methylideneamino]imidazole-4-carboxamide isomerase → MELIPAIDLLNGRCVRLRQGDYNQETVFNDDPVAVAKQWADQGATRIHLVDLDGAKAGKVVNGDVISRIVNAVDVPCQLGGGLRNSESIKTILDLGIDRAIIGTQALKQPAWFRHEIEEHPGHLALGLDAKNSMVATAGWLDVSQTSAVDLARQFEGTELAAIIYTNIANDGMMQGIDGGTLKDFEELAQFGIPIIASGGVTTLKDIENLLEVEERSPLVSSAIIGRALYEGTIELPEALKLVNQS, encoded by the coding sequence ATGGAATTGATTCCAGCTATCGATCTACTGAACGGCCGCTGCGTCCGCCTGCGTCAGGGCGACTACAATCAGGAAACCGTCTTCAACGATGATCCTGTCGCCGTCGCCAAACAGTGGGCCGATCAGGGAGCGACGCGAATTCACCTGGTCGATCTCGACGGAGCCAAAGCGGGCAAAGTGGTCAACGGCGACGTCATCTCGCGAATCGTCAATGCGGTCGACGTCCCCTGCCAGCTCGGCGGCGGTCTCCGCAACAGCGAGTCGATCAAGACGATTCTCGATCTCGGCATCGACCGGGCCATCATCGGCACGCAGGCCCTGAAACAACCCGCCTGGTTCCGCCACGAGATCGAAGAACATCCCGGTCATCTGGCTCTCGGGCTCGATGCCAAAAACTCGATGGTCGCCACGGCAGGCTGGCTCGACGTGTCGCAGACCTCGGCGGTTGACCTGGCGCGTCAGTTCGAGGGCACGGAACTGGCCGCCATCATCTACACCAACATCGCAAACGACGGCATGATGCAGGGCATCGATGGAGGAACGCTCAAGGACTTCGAAGAACTCGCCCAGTTCGGCATCCCGATCATCGCCTCCGGCGGCGTGACGACGCTCAAGGACATCGAAAACCTGCTCGAAGTCGAAGAACGCAGTCCACTCGTCTCCTCCGCCATCATCGGCCGAGCCCTGTACGAAGGCACTATCGAACTCCCGGAAGCCCTGAAGCTGGTCAACCAGAGCTGA
- the hisH gene encoding imidazole glycerol phosphate synthase subunit HisH, producing MIHIIDYGMGNLRSVEKGFQKVGADVKICTTPEEIRHADHLVLPGVGAFRDAMAHLRDGDFVEPILEHVESGRPFLGICLGLQLLFDVSYEDGEYKGLGIIPGEVVRFKETPGLKIPHMGWNQLNDVRPDNPILKDIPSDAWFYFVHSYHVVPSDAAVVASKTEHGENVVAMAWKNNVHAAQFHPEKSQDHGLHLLKNFAAI from the coding sequence ATGATTCACATTATCGACTACGGCATGGGAAATCTCCGCTCGGTGGAGAAAGGCTTTCAGAAGGTCGGAGCAGACGTGAAGATCTGCACCACCCCCGAGGAAATCCGCCACGCCGATCATCTCGTCCTCCCCGGAGTCGGTGCCTTCCGCGATGCGATGGCCCACCTGAGAGACGGCGATTTTGTCGAGCCGATTCTGGAGCACGTCGAGTCGGGTCGCCCATTCCTCGGTATCTGCCTGGGGCTGCAACTGCTGTTCGATGTCAGCTATGAAGACGGCGAATACAAAGGGCTCGGCATCATTCCCGGCGAGGTCGTTCGCTTCAAAGAGACGCCGGGCCTGAAGATCCCCCACATGGGCTGGAATCAGCTCAACGATGTCCGTCCGGACAATCCGATCCTGAAGGATATTCCCTCGGACGCCTGGTTCTATTTTGTCCACAGCTATCACGTCGTTCCGTCCGATGCAGCGGTCGTCGCCTCGAAAACCGAGCACGGCGAAAACGTCGTGGCAATGGCCTGGAAGAACAACGTCCACGCCGCTCAGTTCCACCCGGAAAAAAGCCAGGATCATGGCCTGCACCTGCTGAAGAACTTCGCCGCCATCTGA